Proteins co-encoded in one Yamadazyma tenuis chromosome 1, complete sequence genomic window:
- the TIM23 gene encoding Mitochondrial import inner membrane translocase subunit tim23 (COG:U; BUSCO:EOG09264NC7; EggNog:ENOG503NW8D), whose translation MNWLLGGSPQTQEHQGESSTLGFDAKEVSNISSFLGQPGLFDSQKLHPLAGLDRGIEYLDLEEEQLNTVEGAQGLIPSRNWTDDLCYGTGAVYLLGLGVGGAYGFQEGLQNLPANSSSRLKLNTVLNHITKRGPFLGNSAGVLALTYNLIDSSLDAVRGKHDDLNSVAAGALAGALFRSSAGVRPMGYSTVIMAAAAGAWCGIKRVLQ comes from the coding sequence ATGAACTGGTTATTAGGAGGATCgccacaaacacaagaacatcaaggAGAGAGCAGCACGTTAGGTTTCGACGCCAAAGAAGTCAGCAACATCAGCTCCTTCTTGGGTCAGCCAGGTCTCTTTGACTCGCAGAAGTTACATCCTTTGGCCGGCTTGGATAGAGGTATCGAAtacttggatttggaagaagaacaattAAACACGGTGGAAGGCGCCCAAGGGTTGATTCCTTCCAGAAACTGGACCGACGACTTGTGTTACGGAACCGGGGCCGTGTACTTGTTGGGTTTGGGAGTTGGAGGTGCTTATggatttcaagaaggatTGCAGAATTTACCTGCCAACTCGTCTTCCagattgaagttgaacacaGTGTTGAATCACATCACCAAGAGAGGCCCCTTCTTGGGGAACTCGGCTGGGGTGTTGGCGTTGACGTATAATTTGATTGATTCTTCGTTGGACGCTGTCAGAGGCAAACACGATGATTTGAACTCAGTGGCAGCCGGTGCTTTGGCTGGTGCTCTCTTCAGAAGTAGTGCAGGTGTGAGACCCATGGGATACTCCACCGTGATCATGGCTGCTGCTGCAGGTGCATGGTGTGGAATTAAGAGAGTTTTACAGTAG